GACGTGCCCGTGGTGCTGCCGCCCAGCCTCAACCTGCTCGACGTGAGCGGGCTCGACGTGCTCGTCGCCGACGACGTGGCCGACACCGGCCACACCCTTCGCCTGGTGCGCGAGGTGCTGGCCCAGCACGTGGCCACCACCCGCACCGCGGTGCTGTACCACAAGCCCCGCTCGGTGATCGCGCCCGACCACGCCTGGAAGGTGACCGAGGCGTGGATCAACTTCCCCTGGTCGACCCAGCCCCCCGTCGCCGGCCTCCCCCCGCGCTGATCGGGGCCCTCTCGCCCCCCCACCCGAAGTGGGACGGGATCCGGTGGCCAGGGCGACCACATCCCGCGCCGGTACGGATCGGCGGGCGAGCTCGTGTGGGATCTTGTGGTCGGGGCGACCAGATCCCGCGCCGGTACGGGTCGTCCGCGGTGCCCTCGACGGTCAGGTGCGGGTGAGGCGGATCGACACCTGGGTCGCGCCGGCGGCGACCGCGGCGCGCTGGACCCGGTCGGCCGCGGCCAGCACGGCGTCGTCGTCGCCCGAGACGACGGTGCCGAAGGGGCCGAACTCGACCTCCAGGTCGTGACCCCGGGCCGCCTCCAGGGCGGCCTGCACGTGGGGACCCGGCGCCCCCTCGGTGAAGGGCTCGACGGTGAACTCGAGCACCAGCGCCATGGCCCGAGGATACGCGTGCTCAGGGCGGGTCGAGGCCGGTGCGGGTGGGGGTGAGGAGGGCGAGGAGGCGGCGGACCGCGGGGCGGTCGAGGCCGGGGCCGAAGGCGGCCACCGGGCGGGCCACCGCCGGGCGGAGCGGGCGGGCGAGGGCGGCCAGGTCGGCCGGCACCGAGATGGCGGGGACGAGCGTCGGGCCCAGACCGGCCGCAGCGAGGCGCACGGCGGTGTCGATCTGGCCGGTGCGCACCGCGGCCCGGGGCGAGAAGCCGGCGGCGGCGCACACCTCCTGGACCAGGTCGTGCAGGCCGTGGTCGGGGGTGAACAGCACCCACTCGTGGGTCGCCAGCGAGGCGGGGGCGACGGGTCCGGGCCCGAGGCCGAGGGCGGGCGGGGCCACCACCACGTAGCGCTCCTGGCCCAGCGGCTGCACCCGGCCGGGGGCACGGGGCGGCGGGGCCCCGATGCCGACGTCGGCCCGGCCCGCAAGCACCGACGCAGCCAGGTCGTCGCGCCGCAGGTGCTCGCGCACGCGGACCTCGACCCCCGGCTCGGCCTGGTGCCACGCCGCCAGCGCGGGCGGCAGGATCGTCGCCGCCAGGGAGGCCACCACGCCCACCTCCACCACCTCGCCGACGGTCCCCGTCCGGCGGGCCCGGTCGAGGCCGCGCCGCCCGACCTCGAGCACCTCGCGCCCGGCGTCGGCCAGGGCCCGGCCCGCCTCGGTGGGGCGCACGGCGCGGCCCTCCCGCGCCAGCAGGGCGACCCCGGCGCTGCGCTCCAGGGCGGCCAGCTGGTGCGACACCGTCGGCTGGGTGACCGACAGCAGGGCCGCGGCCCGGGTGAGCGATCCCAGGTCGACCACGGCGACCAGGTACTCCAGCTGCCGGAGGCTCAGGTCCGCGCTCAGCTCGTCCATGGATGCCATCTATGCAACCACACGAGGAATGCAGTGGACGCAGAACCGGTGCGGGGGCACGCTCGACCGATGGCGACGCTGGTGCTGCAGGGCGGTCGGGTCATCGACCCGGCCTCGGAGACCGACGAGACGACCGACGTGGTGGTGGTCGACGGGCGCATCGCCTCGGTCGGCCCCGCCGACCCCGAGGTCCTCGACGCGCCGGGCACCGAGGTGCGCGACTGCCGGGGCCTGCTCGTCACCCCGGGGCTCATCGACCTCCACGTCCACGTCATGGCCGGGCTGGGCGACTTCTGCGTGGAGGCCGACCACGTCGGTGTGGGCATGGGCGTGCCCACCGTCGTCGACGGGGGCACCAGCGGCGTGGCCACCTTCGACATCAGTCGCCGGGCGGTGATCGACCACCCCGCCACCCGGACCAACGTGCTCGCCTTCCTCGACCCCAACCAGCTCTACCTGGCCACCAAGGACTTCATCTGCCACCGCCTGGAGATCGCCGGCGACCTCCGCAACCTCGACGCCGGGTCGCTGGCCGACTCCCTGGAGCGCAACGACGACGTGGTGGTGGGGGCCAAGGTGCGGGCCTGCCACGTGGGCGACCCCGAGCACTCGCCGTTCCTCGCCGCCGCCCAGGAGGTGATGGGCCACCGACCGGTGATGGTGCACCTGGGCCGGTTCCCGTTCACGCCGGTGATCACGCCGACCGCGCTGCTGCGCCAGCTGCGGGGCGGTGACATCGTCACCCACGCCTTCCGGGGCGCGGGCGGCATGGTCGGCCCCGACGACAAGGCCGTGCCCGAGCTGCGCGACGCGGTCGACCGGGGCGTGGTGCTCGACATCGGCCACTCCGGCACCGACTTCCGCTTCAAGGAGGCCCGCCGGCTGATGGACCAGGGCTACCTGCCCGACACCGCCTCGACCGACATCAACGTCTTCACCGTCGAGGGCCCGGTGTTCTCGCTGGCGGAGACGCTCACCAAGGTGCTCGCCCTCGGCGTCGACCTGCGCGACGTGGTGGCCATGGGCACCTCCAACACCGCGCGGGCCATCGGCCGCAGCCACGAGCTGGGCCGCCTGGAGCCGGGACGGTCGGCCGAGGTGTCGGTGCTGCGCCTGCGCGACGACGGCCCCTTCCCCGTCTCCGACGGCAAGGAGGTGGTGCAGGCGGACCGGGCCCTGGAGCCTGTCGGCTGCTTGCGCGCCGGCACCTGGCACGCCACGGCCCGCCTCCCGTCCTTCGCCACCGTGGGCGAGACCTGGGAGGACCCCGGCGAGGGCATGGACTGGTAGCCCCAGCGCACGGGCGCCGGGCTCAGGGGCGGGCGTTCAGGTAGTTGTAGACGGTGAAGCGGCTGACGCCGAGGGCGTCGGCCACGTCCTCGACCGAGCGGCGGTAGGCGAAGGCGCCCCGCTCGTCGAGGAGGGCGACGGCCCGCTGCTTGTCCTCCCGGGACAGCCCGGCGAGGGGCCCGCCCACCTCGGCCTCGACCTGGGCGATGAGCGCGGTGAGCCCGGCGGCGGCGTCGGGCAGGCGGAGGCCGCCCACGACCTCGCCCTCCCACTCGAGCGGGATGTCGTCGCCCCGCACCCGCGACCGGCCCACCAGCGTCGCCCCCAGGGCCGCCGCCACCGGCTCCAGGGCGACGAGCAGGGGGTGGCGGGCGGGCACCGCGCCACGGTAGGCGGCTCGCCCCTGGGGCCCGGGCGCCGCGGAGGGACGGCGAGGGACGGCCCGGACGGCACGGCGGGCGCCCGCACGCGCCCCCGTCACCGCACCCGCGCTCCCCACCACCCCGCCCGCGCCGGACGCCAGCGGGGCGCGGCGACCCGCTCCCGGCACCGGGCCCGGCGCACCGCCCGCCCCCGGTCGCAGGGGCGGTCGGCCATCGGCCTAGACCCGCACCCGGTCGGGGGCGTAGCGGGAGAGGATGGGCTGCTCGGCGATGCTGACGACGGCGGCGAAAAGGATCGACACCACCGTCACCACCACCACCGCGGCCCACAGCTGGACGTACTGGGCGGTGATGGTCGAGTTCACCATCAGCGCCCCCAGGCCGGTGCCGGTCGAGAGCCAGCCGTTGAGGATCGAGCCCAGCACCGCGAGCGGGGCGCACACCTTGGCCGCGGCCAGCAGGCTGGGCAGGGCCGAGGGCAGGCGCAGCTTGACCAGCTGGCGGAACGTGCCTGCGTTGTAGGCGACGAGGAGCTCGATGGCCTCGGGGCGCACCGCCCGCAGCCCGTTGGAGACGAGCACCAGGGCGGGGAAGAAGGTGATGATCGACACGATGACCAGGCTGCCCACCGTGCCCCGCCCGAAGATGTAGGCGAGCAGCGGGATCATGGCCACGATGGGCACCGACCGCAGGGCGAGGGCGATGGGCAGGAACGTGCGCTCCAGGGCCCGGGACACGACGAACAGCACGGCCACCACCAGGGCGCCCAGGATCCCGGTGACGAAGCCCAGCCCGGTCTCCCACAGGGTGGTGAGGGTGGCGTCGAGCATCTCGGCGCGCCGGTCGGCGCCCTCGACCGGGTCGGTCACCCAGGTCCACACGTCGCCCGGCGTCTTGCCCACGTAGGAGTTGACGTCGAACACCTCGAGGTACGCGACCCACAGCCCGAGGAGGAGGGCGGTGACCACTGCGAAGGTGAGCAGCGACCGGAGCATGGCGAGGGCGAGGCCGCCCCAGCCCCGGCCGGGACCGACGGAGGACGAGGCCTGGGCCGCGGTCACCGGGGACCGTCCAGGCCCCGAGGCGCCCACGGGCTGAGGAGGCGCCCGACGAGGGCGATGAGGGCGTAGCCGGCGCCGGCCACGAGGGTGGCGACGAGGGCCAGGCCCCAGACCCGGGCCGGGTCGGCCTGGGCCCGGGCCGCGATGAGGGCGACGCCGATGCCGTTGTCGGAGCCGCCGATGAACTCGCCGATGATGCCGCCGAGCATGGCCGCGGGGGCGGAGATGCGGAGGGCGGCGAAGTAGTCCGGCAGGGCGGCGCGCAGGCGCACCTTGCGCAGGCAGGTGACGGTGCCCCCGCCGAAGGCCCGGACCATGTCGAGGCTGGTCCGGTCGCAGGCCCGCAGGCCGACGATGGTGCCGATCATGGTGGTGAGGAACACGGCCAGGGCGGCCAGCGCGGCCCGGGGGGCGTCGCCCTGGAGGCTGACCTGGAAGATGGGCCCGAGGGCGATGATGGGCAGGGCGCTGATGGCCACGGCCAGGTGGAGGGCGGGGCGCTCGGCGTGGGGGACGGCCACGGCCACCACCCCGAAGGCGGTGGCCAGGAGGTTCCCGTAGAGCCACCCGATCCACACCGCTCGGAGGGTGGACTCGAGGTTCCGCACGTAGAGCTCGTGGTCGTCGACCACGTTGCCGACCACGTCGGTGACCGGCGGGAAGGCCTTGGACCCCGACAGGAAGGTCAGGGCCGCCACCTCCCAGAGCACGAGGAGGCCGACGACGGCCAGGGCCGACGGGAGCCAGGAGGCCTCCGCCAGCCGGGCCCCGAGCCGGAGGCCGGCCCGGGGACCCGGAGGGGGAGCGGTCGCCGTGGTCACGCCGTCACGACAGGAGGTCGATCCCGTCGGCGTAGACCTCGTCGAGGATCTCGTTGCTGTACACGCTGGCATCGATCTCCAGGCCCAGGTCGGCGAGGACCTCGAGGTTGTTCTGGAGGTCGGACTCGCCCATGTAGAAGAGGCCGTTCTCGTTGGTCGCGTCGGACTCCTGGAGGGCGATCTGGTCGGTCAGCTCGAGCTCCTGGGACTCCGGGTCGAGCCCGAGGTCGGCGCCGTACTCGTTGAGCGTGAGGTCGATGGCCAGCTGGTTGTCGGCGATGGCCTTCTGCCACCCCTTGGACTCGGCGGTCATGACCGCCACCAGCTTGTCCCGCTCGCTCTCGAAGGTCTCCTCGGTCACGCCGTAGAGCTGCTGGTAGAGGGTGATGCCGTTGTCCTGCAGGTTGAGGGTGCCGACGTCGAGGCCCTTGGTGCGGAGGATGTTGGGCTCGTTGGTGATGAAGCTGAAGAACCCCTGGACCTCGCCGTTCTCGAGCGGCGTGGGCTCGAAGTCGACCGGCACCTTGGTCACCTGGTCGGGACCGCTGCCCTCCTCGAGGTCGTTCTTGCGGAGGAAGGCCTGCCAGATCTGCTCGTTCGCGCTCTGGACCCCGATGGTCTTGCCGCGCAGCGAGTCGGGGTCGGGGAGCGGGTCCTCCTCCAGGTAGAGGATGCAGAAGGGGTTCTGCTGGAAGTTGGCCCCGATGATCTTCAGCGGGGCGCCGTCGTTGGCGATGGCCGCGGCCATCGTCTCGGAGCCGAGGAACGAGTAGAGGACGTTCCCCGCGATGAGGGGGGCGATGGCGTCGCCGGGACCGGCGACGAGGTTCACCGAGCTGAAGCCGGCATCGGCGTAGTAGCCCTCGGAGTCGGCGATGTAGTTGCCGGCGAACTCGATGTTCTTGATCCACGACAGCTGGACGCCCAGCTCGCCGTAGTCGTCGCCGCCACCGCCCGAGCCGCCCGTCGAGGTGTCGTCGTCGTCGCTGCCGCAGGCGGCCAGCCACGTCGACGACGTGCCCAGGAGGACGGCGCCCGCCATGGTGCCGCCGAGGAACCGCCTGCGGGTGATGCCGGGTGTGGTGCCGGGAGCCATGTTGCCTCCGTCTCCTCCTACGGCCGGCCGTGTTGCCGGACCCCCGAGAGACGTCTGCGACCGTCGCAGCGGGCCGTTTCCCGGCCGTTGCTCCCATGAGAACGCATCGTGAACGGATCAACAGCCTGTTGAAGCGGGCGGTCGCCCGGCCGACGTCGTGAACCCCTCGTGAACAGGGCCGTCGGGGGCTTGCCGGGCCGGCGTGCGGTGCGCAGGGTGGCCCGGTGACCACGCTGCTGCGCAACGGGATCGTCCTGCCCATGACCGGGGACCGGGAGGTCCTCGACCCCGGCTCCGTGCTGCTCGACGGCACCGAGGTGGTGGCCGTCGGCGAGGTGGCGGCCCTCGACGCCGACCCCCGCGCCGCCGGGGCCGAGGTCGTCGACCTCACAGACCACGCCGTCCTGCCCGGGCTCCACAACTGCCACCTGCACTCGGGCCTGCTGCGGGGGACGGCCGAGTCGCTGTCGCTGTGGGACTGGCTCGAGACCTACGTGGACCCCGCCCACCGGGCCCTGACCCCCGAGATCGCCCGGGTGGCCAGCCTCCAGTGCTACGCCGAGTCGCTCCTGGCCGGCACCACCTCGGTCATGGACATGTGGCGCTTCATGGAGGGGTCGGCCGCGGTGGCCGAGGAGCTCGGGATCCGGGCCACCCTCGTCCCCTACGTCGCCGACGCCGAGGGCTACGACTACTTCGAGTCGCTCGCGTCGAACCGCCGCCTGCTCGAGTCGCACCGCACCGCGGCCGACGGGCGGGTGCGGGCCTGGGTCGGCCTCGAGCACCTCCTCTACTGCACGCCCGAGGCCTTCCGTGAGGCGGCGGCGCTGGCCGAGGAGTTCGACACCGGCATCCACACCCACTCGTCGGAGACGATCTGGGAGGTCCAGGAGAGCCTGCGCCGCTTCGGGCGCCGTCCCCTGGAGGAGATGTTCCAGCGGGGGATCCTGGGCGAGCGCACCGTCGTGGCCCACTGCGTGTGGCTCGACGACCGGGAGCTGCAGGTGCTGGCCCAGACGGGCACCGCGGTGGCCCACTGCCCGTGCTCCAACATGAAGCTCTCGTCGGGGCCGGCCCGGGTGGGCGACATGCGGGCCGCCGGGATCCGGGTGGGCCTGGGCAGCGACGGCGAGAAGGAGAACAACGACCTGGACCTGCTGGAGGAGATGAAGGTCGCGTCCCTGCTCCAGAAGGTGGCGACCCTCGACCCGACCACCGGCGACCCCTGGGACGTGCTGGCCATGGCCACCTGCGACGGGGCCGCTGCCCTCGGCCTGGGCGAGGTCACCGGGCGCCTGGCCCCGGGGATGCGGGCCGACGTGATCAGCGTCGACCTGCGGGGCCTGCACACCACCCCGCTGCTCCACGGGGCCGACCTCAACGTGGCCGCCCACCTGGTGTTCTCGGCGTCGGGCCGCGACGTGCGCGACGTGTTCGTGGACGGGCGCCGCCTGGTGGCCGACGGCGTGCCCACGACCTTCGACGTGGCCGCCGTGCGCGACCAGGCCCAGGCCGCGGCCGAGGAGCTCTTCGCCCGCCGGGCCGCCCTCCCGCCCCGCTGACCCCGACGGGTGCGCCGGGTCGGGCCGCCCACGTCGGTGGGCCGCCCGGCCGGGGGACCTCAGCCGGGCGGGGGGCGGAGGGTGGTGCGAGCGTCCTCCACGCGGGCGCGGAGGACGGCCTTGCCGTCGTCGGGCAGCCAGCAGGCGGCCACCCCGTCGAGGGCGATGTCGACCATGGTGTCCCACCCCCAGCCGAAGGCCGAGGCCACCGCCCGGTACTCCCGGCCCAGGTCGAGGTCGGTGAGGGCGGGGTCGTCGGTGTTGAGGGTGGCGAGCAGCCCCCGGTGGCGCATCTCGGGGAAGACGTGCTCGGCCAGGGTCGGGAAGGCGTTGGCGATGCGGATGTTGGAGCTGGGGCAGACGGTGAGGGCGATCTGGTCGTCGACGAACCGGGAGGTGACGTCGGGGTCCTCCAGGATCGACAGGCCGTGGTCGATGCGCTCGGCGCCCAGCAGGTCGACGCAGGCGGCGATGGCCTCGGGCCCAGAGTCCTCCCCCTGGTGGGCGGTGCGGCGCAGCCCGGCCGCACCGGCCCGGCGGAAGGCCTCGGCGTACCAGCCCGGCTCCTGGCCGATCTCGGTGGAGTCGTAGCCCACGCCCACCACCCGCTCCACGCCTGTGGCCCCGGCCCGGCGCAGGGCGAGCAGGGCGTCGACGGTCTCCTCCGCGGCGGCGGCGCCGAAGTCGCGGTCGAAGTCGAGGATCAGGGCGACCCGCACGCCGGTCTCGGCCTCGGCCGCCGCCAACCCCTCGTCGAGGCCGGCCACCACCTCGGCCAGGGTGCGGCCCGCGGCCAGGTGGCGGGCGGGGGTGAAGAAGCTCTCCCGGTAGACGAGGCCGTGGGCGGCGCCGTCCACGGCGGACTCGTAGGCGAGCCGGGCCCAGTCGCCCTGGGTGACGAGCACCGACTGCACCAGCCAGAAGACCCGGAGGAAGCCGTCGAGGGAGTCGTAGCGGTAGAGCTCGGTGGGGTCGGCCACCGGGAGGTCGACCTCGTTGGCGGCGGCCAGGTCCGACACCGTGGCGGGCCGCATCGTGCCCTCGACGTGGCAGTGCAGCTCGACCTTGGGGAGCGCCTCGAGGGCCTCGGCCAGGCCCGGGACCACCGGGGCGGTCACGCCGGGGCCTGCATGCGCTCGGCCGCCACCGCGTGGCGGGCCAGGACGTCCTCGACCCCGGGGGCGGTGAGCCCCCCGTCCTCCACCAGCGGCCGCCCCGCGACGACGGTGTGGCGGGCGGACACCGGCCCGCAGCGGAGCCAGGCCTCGACCGGGTCGGTGATGGCCCCGGCGAAGGCGATGCCCTCGAGCGGCCAGCACACCAGGTCGCCCACGGCGCCGACCGCCAGCTGGCCCAGCTCGCCGTCGTCACGCCCCAGGCACGCGGCCCCGCCCCGGGTGGCGATCTCCAGCGCGTCGCGAGCCCCGGTCGACGCGGGCCCGCCCCGCATGCGCCCGAGGAGCAGGGCGTTGCGGGCCTCCATCCAGAGCGAGGCCGAATCGGTCGACGCCGAGCCGTCGCAGCCCAGGCCGACCGGCACGCCCGCGGCCCGGTAGTCGGCCACCGGGGCGATGCCGCCTCCGCCGATCATCATGTTGGAGCTGGGGCAGTGGGCCACCCCCGTCCCCCACCGGCCCAGGCGGGCGACCTCCTCCGCGTTCGGGTAGATGCAGTGGGCCACCCACGAGCGGTCGCTGCCCCACCCCACCTCCTCGAACTGCTCGATGGTGCGGCGCCCGAAGGTCTCCATGGCGAAGGTGTCCTCGTCGGGGTCCTCGGCCAGGTGGGTGTGGAGGCGCACGTTGAGGCGCTCAGCCAGCTCGGCGGTGGCGACCATGAGCCCGGGGGTCACCGAGAACGGCGAGCACGGGGCCAGGGCGATGCGCACCATGGCCCCCCAGGACGGGTCGTGGTGGAGCCCGACCAGGCGCTCGCTGTCGGCCAGCACCTCGTCGTCGTCCTGCACCACCGAGTCGGGCGGGAGGCCCCCGTCCTTCTCCGAGAGGCTCATCGAGCCCCGGGTGGGGTGGAAGCGGAACCCCAGCTCCTGCGCGGCCCGCACCTCGGCGGTGATGAGGTCGCCGCCGCCCCGGGGGTGCACGTAGAGGTGGTCGGTCGAGGTGGTGCAGCCGCCCAGGGCCAGCTCGGCCAGCCCCACCCAGGCCGACAGGTAGGCGGCCTCCTCGTCGAGTCGGCTCCACAGGGGGTAGAGCGTGGTGAGCCAGTCGAAGAGCGTGGCCCGCGTCGCAGGCCCGTGGGCCCGGGTGAGGTTCTGGTAGATGTGGTGGTGGGTGTTGACGAGCCCGGGGGTCACCAGGCAGCCGTCGGCCCGCAGGACTCGCTCGGCGGCCGGCTCCTCGCCGGGGGGGCCGACCCCGCTCACCAGCCCGTCGGTGATCGCCACCCACCCGCCGGGCACCTCGCGGCGGTCGTCGTCGACGGTGGCGACGAGCCGGGCCCCGGCCACCAGCAGGTCGACGGTGCCCTCGGTGGCCATGGCAGCGCATGGTGCGGGGCGCCCGGGCGGTCGTCAACGGGCGGGCGGTCCGTTCACGGGCCGTTGACACGATCGCAACAGCCCCCCAACCCACGCCGTCCGGGGCACCGGTACCGTCGGTCCCCATGCCGCAACGGTCGATGACGCCGCCCCTGCGAACACCGGAGACCGAGCCCACCCACGCGCCCGCCGGCGGGGGCACCGCCCCCGCGCCGGACGCGGGCTCGGGCATCGTCCTCGACGGGCTGACCAAGCAGTTCCGCATGAAGCGCTCGACGGTCACCGCCCTGGAGGACGTCGACCTGGAGGCGCCCGAGGGGTCGTTCAGCGCCCTCCTGGGCCCGTCGGGCTGCGGCAAGTCGACGATCCTGCGCATCCTCGCCGACCTCGAGCAGCCCACGTCGGGACAGGCCCTGGTCCACGGCGAGTCGCCCGAGGAGACCCGACGCACCAACCAGCTGGGCATCGCCTTCCAGGACCCGGCCCTGCTGCCCTGGCGCTCGGTCCGGGCCAACATCAAGCTCCCCCTCGAGGTGAGCGGGGTGAAGGTCAAGCCCGGGACGGTCGACGACCTCATCTCGCTCGTGGGCCTCGAGGGCTTCGAGGAGGCCCGTCCCGGCCAGCTCTCGGGCGGCATGCGCCAGCGGGTGGCCATCGCCCGCGCCCTCATCGTCACCCCCCGGATCCTGCTGCTCGACGAGCCCTTCGGCGCCCTCGACGAGATGACCCGCCAGCACCTCAACCTGGAGCTCCAGAGGATCTGGCTGGAGCGCTCGACCACGACGCTGCTGGTGACCCACTCGATCTCCGAGGCCGTGTTCCTCTCCGACACCGTGGCCGTCATGAGCGCCCGGCCCGGGCGGGTGGTGGCCCACGTCGACATCGACCTGCCCCGGCCCCGTACCCCGGAGATGATGCGGACCCCGGAGTTCCACGAGATCGAGGACCACCTGGCCTCCGTCCTCTTCGACAACGAGACCACCCCGCCCGACGAGGTCCCGCCGGAGGCCTGAGGCTCAGGCGCGGGGTCCGGCCGGCTCCCGCTCGGGGTGGCGGGGCCGGGTCGGCTCCCCCACCGCGGTGCCGTCGGCGTCGGGGGCGGCCGCGCCCACCAGCTCGCCCAGCAGGCGGCGCCAGGCCACGCTCAGGCGATCGCCCCGGGTGTGGAGCTCGGTGGTGTCGAGGTGGATCTCCATGCGCTCGTAGCGCTCGAGGATGCGGAGGTCCTCCTCCAGGATCACCAGCTCGTCGGCGATGGTCGCCTCGATCCGGGCGGCGTCGCCGCCCAGGTCGTCGCGGGCCATGAGCTTGTAGATGCGGGTGCGGGTGGCCGTCTCGGGCTGGCAGGCGAACAGGATCGAGAAGGAGGCACCGGTGACGGGGAACCCGAGGCGGAGGTAGACGGCGCACCCGGCCCGACCCTCCTTGAGGAGGCGCTGGGGCTGGACCTCGGGGTGCTCGCCGGTGGCCACCAGGGGGTCGTCGAAGTTCCGGTACCAGGTGTCGAAGGTGGTCCGCACCGTCCACCCGTCGCGCTCGACCGGCTCGTTGACCACCAGGGCGGCCTCGTCGACGCCGAAGGTGTCGGCGTGCACGAAGGGGAAGTGCGACGCGTCGAGGAAGTTGTCGACCAGCTGCACCGCGCTCACCGGCGTGGTCCGGGGCTCGTTCCAGAAGCAGTCGAAGCCCTCGGCCGCCCACTCCGGCATCTGCACCAGCGGGGCGAGGGGCTCCTCGGGGGCGAGCCACACCAGCCCGTGGGCCTCCTCGACCCCCCAGGCCGGCTCCAGCCGGGCGCGGGGCGGGAGGGTGGCGTCGGGGCCGAGGGCCGGGATGGCGGTGCAGCCCCCGTCGGCCGCGAACGTCCAGCCGTGGTAGCCGCAGCGCAGGCTGCCGCCGTCGGCGTCGACCGACCCCAGGCTGAGGGGGGCGAGGCGGTGGGGGCAGCGGTCCACGAAGGCCCGGAGCCCGCCGTCGAGGCGCACCACCACCCAGGGCTCGCCCAGGAGCCACACCTGGTGCGGGGCGTCGCCCACCTCGTGGGCCATGGCCACCGGGTGCCAGGCCCGGCGCAGGGCGGGCGTGGTGTTGTCCACCGTCGTCACCGACCCAGTGTGGGCGGGCCCGTCGCCCCCGCTCAACGGTCCCGGCGCCTGTTCACGCAGCGTTGACAGTCCGGAGCGGCGACGCGCCCCCGAACCAGCGACCAGACGCGTCGCGGGGGCAGCGCGCACGGTCTCTGGTTCGGGGGACGCGTCGGATGGGCGACGGGGCCCGATGCCCCGCGCTGTTGATGCGCGCGCCACGGGCCCGAAACGGAGCCGCCGTACCGTCCCCCCATGCGTGACCTGCGGCGGCT
Above is a window of Iamia majanohamensis DNA encoding:
- a CDS encoding phosphoribosyltransferase, with protein sequence MTGVNPTDATDAADREVLTWETFGTATRELAEGIAADGWVPDLVVAVARGGLTVGGALAYALGVKNCGAINVEFYTGVDSRLDVPVVLPPSLNLLDVSGLDVLVADDVADTGHTLRLVREVLAQHVATTRTAVLYHKPRSVIAPDHAWKVTEAWINFPWSTQPPVAGLPPR
- a CDS encoding thiamine-binding protein, which gives rise to MALVLEFTVEPFTEGAPGPHVQAALEAARGHDLEVEFGPFGTVVSGDDDAVLAAADRVQRAAVAAGATQVSIRLTRT
- a CDS encoding LysR family transcriptional regulator; this encodes MDELSADLSLRQLEYLVAVVDLGSLTRAAALLSVTQPTVSHQLAALERSAGVALLAREGRAVRPTEAGRALADAGREVLEVGRRGLDRARRTGTVGEVVEVGVVASLAATILPPALAAWHQAEPGVEVRVREHLRRDDLAASVLAGRADVGIGAPPPRAPGRVQPLGQERYVVVAPPALGLGPGPVAPASLATHEWVLFTPDHGLHDLVQEVCAAAGFSPRAAVRTGQIDTAVRLAAAGLGPTLVPAISVPADLAALARPLRPAVARPVAAFGPGLDRPAVRRLLALLTPTRTGLDPP
- a CDS encoding amidohydrolase family protein: MATLVLQGGRVIDPASETDETTDVVVVDGRIASVGPADPEVLDAPGTEVRDCRGLLVTPGLIDLHVHVMAGLGDFCVEADHVGVGMGVPTVVDGGTSGVATFDISRRAVIDHPATRTNVLAFLDPNQLYLATKDFICHRLEIAGDLRNLDAGSLADSLERNDDVVVGAKVRACHVGDPEHSPFLAAAQEVMGHRPVMVHLGRFPFTPVITPTALLRQLRGGDIVTHAFRGAGGMVGPDDKAVPELRDAVDRGVVLDIGHSGTDFRFKEARRLMDQGYLPDTASTDINVFTVEGPVFSLAETLTKVLALGVDLRDVVAMGTSNTARAIGRSHELGRLEPGRSAEVSVLRLRDDGPFPVSDGKEVVQADRALEPVGCLRAGTWHATARLPSFATVGETWEDPGEGMDW
- a CDS encoding helix-turn-helix domain-containing protein, encoding MPARHPLLVALEPVAAALGATLVGRSRVRGDDIPLEWEGEVVGGLRLPDAAAGLTALIAQVEAEVGGPLAGLSREDKQRAVALLDERGAFAYRRSVEDVADALGVSRFTVYNYLNARP
- a CDS encoding ABC transporter permease: MTAAQASSSVGPGRGWGGLALAMLRSLLTFAVVTALLLGLWVAYLEVFDVNSYVGKTPGDVWTWVTDPVEGADRRAEMLDATLTTLWETGLGFVTGILGALVVAVLFVVSRALERTFLPIALALRSVPIVAMIPLLAYIFGRGTVGSLVIVSIITFFPALVLVSNGLRAVRPEAIELLVAYNAGTFRQLVKLRLPSALPSLLAAAKVCAPLAVLGSILNGWLSTGTGLGALMVNSTITAQYVQLWAAVVVVTVVSILFAAVVSIAEQPILSRYAPDRVRV
- a CDS encoding ABC transporter permease, coding for MTTATAPPPGPRAGLRLGARLAEASWLPSALAVVGLLVLWEVAALTFLSGSKAFPPVTDVVGNVVDDHELYVRNLESTLRAVWIGWLYGNLLATAFGVVAVAVPHAERPALHLAVAISALPIIALGPIFQVSLQGDAPRAALAALAVFLTTMIGTIVGLRACDRTSLDMVRAFGGGTVTCLRKVRLRAALPDYFAALRISAPAAMLGGIIGEFIGGSDNGIGVALIAARAQADPARVWGLALVATLVAGAGYALIALVGRLLSPWAPRGLDGPR
- a CDS encoding ABC transporter substrate-binding protein, coding for MAPGTTPGITRRRFLGGTMAGAVLLGTSSTWLAACGSDDDDTSTGGSGGGGDDYGELGVQLSWIKNIEFAGNYIADSEGYYADAGFSSVNLVAGPGDAIAPLIAGNVLYSFLGSETMAAAIANDGAPLKIIGANFQQNPFCILYLEEDPLPDPDSLRGKTIGVQSANEQIWQAFLRKNDLEEGSGPDQVTKVPVDFEPTPLENGEVQGFFSFITNEPNILRTKGLDVGTLNLQDNGITLYQQLYGVTEETFESERDKLVAVMTAESKGWQKAIADNQLAIDLTLNEYGADLGLDPESQELELTDQIALQESDATNENGLFYMGESDLQNNLEVLADLGLEIDASVYSNEILDEVYADGIDLLS
- a CDS encoding amidohydrolase — protein: MTTLLRNGIVLPMTGDREVLDPGSVLLDGTEVVAVGEVAALDADPRAAGAEVVDLTDHAVLPGLHNCHLHSGLLRGTAESLSLWDWLETYVDPAHRALTPEIARVASLQCYAESLLAGTTSVMDMWRFMEGSAAVAEELGIRATLVPYVADAEGYDYFESLASNRRLLESHRTAADGRVRAWVGLEHLLYCTPEAFREAAALAEEFDTGIHTHSSETIWEVQESLRRFGRRPLEEMFQRGILGERTVVAHCVWLDDRELQVLAQTGTAVAHCPCSNMKLSSGPARVGDMRAAGIRVGLGSDGEKENNDLDLLEEMKVASLLQKVATLDPTTGDPWDVLAMATCDGAAALGLGEVTGRLAPGMRADVISVDLRGLHTTPLLHGADLNVAAHLVFSASGRDVRDVFVDGRRLVADGVPTTFDVAAVRDQAQAAAEELFARRAALPPR
- the add gene encoding adenosine deaminase, which produces MTAPVVPGLAEALEALPKVELHCHVEGTMRPATVSDLAAANEVDLPVADPTELYRYDSLDGFLRVFWLVQSVLVTQGDWARLAYESAVDGAAHGLVYRESFFTPARHLAAGRTLAEVVAGLDEGLAAAEAETGVRVALILDFDRDFGAAAAEETVDALLALRRAGATGVERVVGVGYDSTEIGQEPGWYAEAFRRAGAAGLRRTAHQGEDSGPEAIAACVDLLGAERIDHGLSILEDPDVTSRFVDDQIALTVCPSSNIRIANAFPTLAEHVFPEMRHRGLLATLNTDDPALTDLDLGREYRAVASAFGWGWDTMVDIALDGVAACWLPDDGKAVLRARVEDARTTLRPPPG